One window of the Tachypleus tridentatus isolate NWPU-2018 chromosome 10, ASM421037v1, whole genome shotgun sequence genome contains the following:
- the LOC143229398 gene encoding uncharacterized protein LOC143229398 has product MTNMYPKKVKIISIKIISLLLIMSENLLDLQMHNVLCSMIFYNPINIKRAEKVLENQFPGLEIKQMAISPDYFSRHAVPETKSFTVSDQGHNEVPDRYLYNMRQSGDSSVLVFGDDSTYRQNINKVFELANPNAVLSTKHNLPLGSTMSRDSSRGLENADIHFHSTMLAPSVAISGFSNDASLNKNYLQGGISSFRRKTDLANVLNARSSTQDLDTDFQSDSNLSQLYANPYAFRNPHVFHLFSEYGHQAQERNLEYLSSQFPFMLDDFGLEDLSNPEFITEEDDYGHTNSNSEHKEDKDKNLMHEKIERDHNTETDDTSLPDFYDKDPNVEDKPSATLSPSMMPSTKIVEKK; this is encoded by the coding sequence ATGACAAATATGTACCCAAAAAAGGTCAAAATAATCTCCATCAAAATTATATCCTTACTTCTAATAATGTCAGAAAACCTCCTCGATCTACAGATGCACAACGTTCTCTGTTCAATGATTTTTTATAATCCGATAAACATTAAGCGAGCAGAAAAAGTTCTTGAAAACCAATTTCCGGGATTAGAAATAAAGCAAATGGCTATTAGTCCAGATTACTTCTCAAGACATGCTGTACCAGAGACAAAATCTTTCACTGTTAGTGATCAAGGCCATAATGAAGTGCCTGATCGGTACCTCTACAATATGAGACAAAGTGGTGATTCATCAGTTCTGGTGTTTGGAGATGATTCAACGTAcagacaaaatattaataaagtatttgaatTAGCCAATCCTAATGCTGTATTATCTACAAAACATAATTTGCCGTTAGGGTCTACAATGTCGAGAGATTCTTCTAGAGGTCTCGAAAATGCAGATATACATTTTCATAGCACAATGCTCGCTCCAAGTGTGGCAATTTCCGGATTTTCCAATGATGCATCACTTAACAAAAACTACTTACAAGGTGGTATTAGCTCTTTCCGTAGAAAAACCGACCTTGCCAATGTATTAAATGCCCGAAGCTCCACGCAAGATCTTGATACAGATTTCCAATCAGATAGTAATCTTTCTCAGCTATACGCTAACCCGTACGCTTTCAGAAACCCACATGTTTTCCACCTATTTTCGGAATATGGCCACCAAGCGCAAGAACGTAATTTGGAATATCTTTCATCACAATTTCCTTTCATGTTGGATGACTTCGGACTTGAGGACTTGTCAAATCCTGAATTTATTACCGAAGAAGATGATTATGGTCACACAAACTCTAATAGCGAGCACAAAGAAGATAAAGACAAGAACCTTATGCATGAGAAGATAGAGAGAGACCATAACACTGAAACTGATGATACAAGTCTTCCAGATTTCTATGATAAAGATCCTAATGTTGAAGATAAGCCCTCAGCAACTTTGTCTCCAAGTATGATGCCCTCTACcaaaattgttgaaaaaaaataa